A genomic segment from Clostridium pasteurianum BC1 encodes:
- the radC gene encoding RadC family protein, protein MANSLKIMDLPENERPRERLFRYGAEVLSNSELLAIILRSGTVKENILSLSNRLLKLNGGLDGLLNLNVEELLQIDGIGMAKAVQIIALGELTRRFGTYRSGDTYSISKPKDAADLVMREMRSLNKEVLKVILLNTKNVVIRIVDVSVGSLNSSIVHPREVFHSAILAHSASIIICHNHPSGDPTPSAEDINITHRLKECGKIIGIDLLDHVIIGDRIYVSLKEKGIL, encoded by the coding sequence TTGGCTAATTCTCTTAAAATTATGGATTTACCCGAAAATGAAAGACCGAGAGAAAGACTTTTTAGATATGGTGCTGAGGTTTTGTCTAACAGTGAGCTTTTAGCTATTATATTGAGAAGTGGTACAGTTAAGGAAAATATTCTAAGTTTATCAAACAGGTTATTAAAGCTTAATGGTGGGCTCGACGGATTGTTGAACTTAAATGTAGAAGAACTTTTACAAATTGATGGAATAGGTATGGCTAAAGCAGTACAAATAATTGCGTTAGGTGAGCTTACAAGAAGGTTTGGTACATATAGATCTGGAGATACCTATAGCATTTCAAAGCCTAAGGATGCTGCTGATTTGGTGATGCGGGAAATGAGAAGTCTAAACAAAGAGGTACTTAAGGTTATTTTATTGAATACAAAGAATGTAGTTATCAGAATAGTAGATGTATCTGTTGGAAGTTTGAATTCTTCTATAGTACATCCAAGAGAAGTGTTTCATAGTGCTATTTTAGCTCATAGCGCTTCCATTATAATATGTCATAATCATCCGTCAGGTGATCCAACACCTAGTGCTGAGGATATTAATATCACTCATAGGTTAAAAGAATGTGGTAAAATAATAGGTATTGACCTTTTAGATCATGTTATTATTGGTGATAGAATTTATGTAAGTTTAAAGGAAAAAGGAATTTTGTAA
- a CDS encoding peptidoglycan D,D-transpeptidase FtsI family protein: protein MIKNRKKRKILSRYTVLVIIMVIAFSAIGAQLFNLQITNGAYYIVQSDTKARKLIPQEGPRGTITDKNGIKLADNVQSYEVTFTDTTDSENQFFPTMSQVFKILDDNGESQDDSFPLKVNPYRFEFNTSDPKSIQTLQIRFLKDRGFQDPILKSKFKGKKETDLTASETSDLNNELLKITPEQVFNQLLKNYNIVSGVSKVNSKYTVNDLRRYLIVKDAIKMNSFSGYKPVPIASNIKKSTALIFWQKLSDLSGINADIQPMRSYPYGALASSVLGYISKISATDQNKYAAKGYDVSSDYVGASGIEAAFENNLRGTNGGDVVQTDKQGRIISKLSTKPTNPGQNVQLTLDANVQYATEQALQNEMTYLQKQGTVGGDQNTTNATRGAAVVIDVHTGAILALASLPGFDPNIFANPNGVNQSAISQYFNPNYEQMAQAKGMPQSLIDFMFPVDTSIKGNTTIRNDKYDYFPKPLYNYATMSLLPPGSTFKPLAAVAGLQSGVINANTLVNDPGYFTGDGGNKIQFLSDGPHGLVNVVRALTVSSNPYFMTVGRDLKNQKGADALAQYAWQFGLGANPNGGNASTGIEIPENFGQVYNTISQRNINSTQFLLNIEQYLSTGTDYSGDKLPQVDLYDRGNDSKKVSDIKTQIKNSIKNTIKNVDESNKFTQNNKPYITSFTNLFKQLSQETGKNLSDANINDIVNKVVIQQMGMAIEDLTPKYNYHIYNASIGQGIDNFTPLQMANYVATLANGGTRYKVHLVDKITDANAKVVSQTKPEILNKVDMSPETRSLVMLGMSQVTGGAGADGTAAAALGGFNSYIQTAGKTGTAQVDTTIQAKTGRSDYGWFVGYAPANNPQIAVSVVIFDGGYGSEAAKVAKGIYEGYFKDQLTKMNYPFDINTTLPVTAGENNTSSNK from the coding sequence ATGATAAAAAATAGAAAAAAAAGAAAAATATTAAGCAGATATACTGTTTTGGTTATAATCATGGTAATTGCATTTTCGGCTATAGGAGCACAATTGTTTAATTTGCAGATAACAAATGGCGCATACTATATTGTACAATCAGACACTAAAGCTCGTAAACTCATACCGCAGGAAGGTCCAAGAGGAACAATTACAGATAAAAATGGAATAAAGCTTGCTGACAATGTTCAGAGTTATGAGGTCACTTTTACTGATACTACTGATAGTGAAAATCAGTTTTTCCCTACCATGTCACAGGTTTTTAAAATATTAGATGATAATGGTGAAAGTCAGGATGACAGCTTTCCGCTAAAGGTTAATCCCTACAGATTTGAATTCAATACCAGTGATCCTAAATCTATACAGACCTTGCAAATTAGATTTTTAAAGGATAGAGGTTTTCAGGATCCAATACTTAAAAGTAAGTTTAAAGGTAAAAAGGAAACAGATTTAACAGCTTCGGAAACAAGTGATCTTAACAATGAACTCCTTAAGATTACGCCTGAACAGGTTTTTAATCAGCTTTTAAAAAATTATAATATAGTAAGTGGTGTTTCAAAAGTCAATAGCAAATACACTGTGAATGATTTAAGGAGATATTTAATAGTAAAAGATGCAATAAAGATGAATAGTTTTTCTGGATATAAGCCTGTGCCTATTGCAAGTAATATCAAAAAGAGCACAGCTCTTATATTTTGGCAAAAGTTATCGGACTTATCTGGAATAAATGCAGATATTCAGCCAATGAGAAGCTATCCTTATGGAGCTCTTGCTTCTTCAGTTCTTGGATATATAAGTAAGATAAGTGCTACAGACCAAAATAAATATGCTGCCAAAGGCTATGATGTCAGCAGTGATTATGTTGGTGCTTCAGGGATTGAAGCAGCCTTTGAAAATAATCTAAGAGGTACTAATGGAGGAGACGTAGTTCAGACAGATAAGCAGGGAAGGATTATTAGTAAATTATCCACTAAACCTACAAATCCAGGACAAAATGTACAGCTTACTTTAGATGCAAATGTACAATATGCTACAGAGCAGGCGCTTCAAAATGAAATGACATATTTACAGAAACAAGGAACAGTTGGTGGAGATCAAAATACAACCAATGCTACAAGAGGAGCAGCAGTAGTCATTGATGTGCACACTGGGGCAATATTGGCACTTGCCAGTCTTCCGGGCTTTGATCCAAATATTTTTGCCAATCCAAATGGAGTAAATCAAAGTGCAATAAGCCAATATTTTAATCCTAATTATGAACAGATGGCACAGGCTAAAGGTATGCCTCAAAGTCTAATTGATTTCATGTTCCCTGTGGATACTAGTATTAAGGGTAATACGACCATAAGAAATGATAAATATGATTATTTTCCAAAGCCTTTATATAATTATGCTACTATGTCCTTGTTGCCGCCAGGTTCGACCTTTAAACCTTTAGCCGCAGTTGCAGGACTTCAATCAGGGGTTATAAATGCAAACACATTGGTAAACGATCCAGGATATTTTACTGGAGATGGTGGAAATAAAATTCAATTTCTTTCTGATGGTCCGCATGGTCTTGTTAATGTAGTTAGAGCACTAACTGTATCAAGTAACCCATATTTTATGACTGTTGGTAGGGACTTAAAAAACCAGAAGGGTGCGGATGCCTTAGCACAATATGCATGGCAATTTGGCTTGGGGGCTAATCCTAATGGAGGAAATGCTAGTACAGGAATTGAAATACCGGAAAATTTTGGACAGGTATATAATACAATATCTCAGAGAAATATTAATTCCACACAGTTCCTTTTAAATATAGAACAATATCTAAGCACTGGTACGGATTATTCTGGTGATAAACTACCACAGGTAGATTTATATGACAGAGGCAATGACAGTAAAAAGGTTTCAGATATTAAAACGCAGATAAAGAATTCCATAAAAAATACTATTAAAAATGTAGATGAGAGTAATAAATTTACTCAAAATAATAAACCTTATATCACTTCTTTTACTAATTTATTTAAACAGTTGTCTCAGGAAACTGGTAAGAACTTAAGTGATGCTAATATAAATGATATTGTAAATAAGGTAGTAATTCAGCAGATGGGAATGGCAATTGAAGATTTGACACCCAAATATAATTATCATATTTACAATGCTTCCATAGGTCAAGGTATAGATAATTTTACACCATTACAGATGGCAAATTATGTAGCTACTCTTGCCAATGGAGGAACTAGATATAAGGTTCATTTAGTGGATAAGATAACAGATGCTAATGCAAAAGTGGTAAGTCAAACTAAGCCAGAGATATTGAATAAAGTTGACATGAGTCCTGAAACTAGAAGCTTGGTTATGCTAGGTATGAGTCAGGTTACAGGTGGAGCAGGAGCAGATGGTACAGCAGCAGCAGCTCTTGGTGGTTTTAACAGTTACATTCAAACTGCAGGTAAAACTGGTACGGCTCAAGTAGATACTACTATACAGGCAAAAACAGGTAGATCAGACTATGGTTGGTTTGTAGGCTATGCACCAGCTAATAATCCACAAATAGCTGTTTCAGTAGTTATATTTGATGGTGGCTATGGTAGTGAAGCTGCCAAAGTAGCTAAAGGAATCTATGAAGGTTATTTTAAGGATCAGCTTACTAAAATGAATTATCCATTTGATATAAATACTACTTTACCTGTAACAGCAGGTGAAAACAATACCTCATCAAATAAATAA
- a CDS encoding rod shape-determining protein — MGFFGISRDMGIDLGTANTLVYVKGKGIVLREPSVVAINTNTKTVLAVGNEAKQMIGRTPGNIVAIRPLKDGVIADFDVTESMLKRFIAKVTSKGSFASPRIIVCFPSGVTEVEKRAIDEATKRAGARDVQLMEEPMAAAIGAGLPVEEPKGSMVVDIGGGTTEVAVVSLGGIVTSKSLRVAGDELDESIISYIKKVYNLMIGERTAENIKVQLGSAYKVSDVEETMEIKGRDLVTGLPKNIEITEAEVREALKEPVSAIIDSIKLTLEKTPPELAADIMDIGIMLTGGGALLRGLDSLINNETHMPVHIAEAPLDCVALGAGKALEHFDKISKSRG, encoded by the coding sequence ATGGGATTTTTTGGTATATCTAGAGACATGGGTATAGACTTAGGAACAGCAAATACTTTAGTTTATGTTAAGGGAAAGGGAATCGTTTTGAGAGAACCTTCCGTTGTTGCTATAAATACAAATACAAAAACTGTACTTGCCGTTGGTAATGAGGCAAAACAAATGATAGGAAGAACTCCGGGAAATATAGTTGCTATAAGACCATTAAAGGATGGAGTTATAGCTGATTTTGATGTTACAGAAAGTATGCTTAAAAGATTTATTGCAAAAGTAACTTCAAAGGGAAGTTTTGCAAGCCCTAGAATAATAGTTTGTTTCCCATCAGGAGTCACAGAGGTAGAAAAAAGAGCTATTGATGAAGCTACTAAACGAGCTGGAGCTAGAGATGTACAGCTTATGGAGGAGCCAATGGCTGCTGCTATCGGTGCAGGTTTACCTGTGGAAGAGCCTAAGGGAAGTATGGTTGTAGATATCGGCGGTGGTACAACAGAGGTTGCAGTAGTATCTCTTGGAGGTATAGTTACTAGTAAATCTCTGAGAGTTGCTGGAGATGAGCTGGATGAATCAATTATAAGCTATATTAAAAAGGTATATAATTTAATGATCGGTGAAAGAACGGCAGAAAATATTAAGGTACAATTGGGATCGGCTTACAAGGTTTCAGATGTAGAAGAAACTATGGAAATAAAAGGACGAGATCTAGTTACAGGTCTTCCAAAGAATATAGAGATAACTGAAGCAGAGGTAAGAGAAGCTTTAAAAGAGCCTGTATCAGCTATAATAGATTCTATTAAACTTACCCTTGAAAAAACCCCACCAGAACTTGCAGCAGATATTATGGATATAGGTATAATGCTAACAGGAGGAGGAGCACTCCTTAGAGGATTAGATTCTTTAATTAATAACGAAACCCATATGCCTGTACATATAGCAGAGGCACCACTTGATTGTGTAGCATTGGGAGCAGGTAAAGCTCTTGAGCACTTTGATAAGATAAGTAAAAGTAGAGGCTAA
- a CDS encoding GNAT family N-acetyltransferase: MFDVNIKYGDFSISSVEREDVKHIQLWYNNQKSFLYNSNDYLGTNEFYERFLEYYMSECEIFLKIIKRNNIIGIFRGRIEFKNKNIVWASCFAMESASLDNNEGNIILDKILKYFLHNFGIEDFLIGVSVKDKKILNVLKNSGFQMVRISNDFFMNESNNGNAVILKKKIYN, from the coding sequence ATGTTTGATGTAAATATAAAATATGGGGATTTTAGTATTTCAAGTGTAGAAAGAGAAGATGTTAAACATATACAACTGTGGTATAATAACCAAAAATCTTTTCTATACAATAGTAATGATTATTTAGGAACCAATGAATTTTACGAAAGATTTTTAGAATATTACATGAGTGAATGTGAAATTTTTTTAAAGATAATAAAAAGAAATAATATAATTGGAATTTTTAGAGGAAGAATTGAATTTAAAAATAAAAATATAGTATGGGCATCCTGCTTTGCTATGGAATCAGCTTCATTAGATAATAATGAAGGAAATATTATATTAGATAAAATATTAAAGTATTTCTTACATAATTTTGGTATAGAAGACTTTCTAATAGGTGTTTCAGTAAAGGATAAAAAAATATTGAATGTATTGAAAAATAGTGGTTTTCAAATGGTAAGAATAAGTAATGATTTTTTTATGAACGAGAGTAATAATGGAAATGCAGTCATATTAAAAAAGAAAATATATAACTAG
- a CDS encoding S-ribosylhomocysteine lyase, with protein sequence MEKIASFTVNHLKLKPGVYVSRKDTIGENIITTFDLRFTTPNLEPVLNTAEIHAIEHLAATYLRNDKDISAKTIYFGPMGCRTGFYLILAGDYESKDIVDLLINLFKFVADYEGEIPGAAARDCGNYLDMNLPMAKYVVKKYLNEVLLKITDETLNYPQ encoded by the coding sequence ATGGAAAAAATAGCAAGTTTTACAGTTAATCATTTAAAATTAAAACCAGGAGTATATGTTTCAAGAAAAGATACTATTGGTGAAAATATTATTACTACTTTTGATCTAAGATTTACAACACCTAATCTTGAACCAGTACTAAATACTGCTGAGATTCACGCAATAGAGCACTTAGCTGCTACTTATTTAAGAAATGACAAAGATATTTCAGCAAAGACTATTTATTTTGGACCAATGGGGTGTAGAACAGGTTTCTATTTAATACTTGCTGGAGATTATGAATCAAAAGATATAGTAGATCTATTAATTAATTTATTTAAATTCGTGGCAGATTATGAAGGAGAAATCCCAGGTGCTGCTGCTAGAGATTGTGGGAATTATCTTGATATGAATCTCCCTATGGCTAAATATGTAGTAAAAAAATATCTTAATGAAGTACTTTTAAAAATTACTGATGAAACTTTAAATTATCCTCAATAA
- a CDS encoding SPOR domain-containing protein: MRYTRYDIKRKKKGNKFYIVAVFIVLICAILIGTLISNIFLKNNSSVVGSSQSKAVFNQNNSVDFVFLQCGTFTKKENAQDLMNKLGKIGNPFEVEDNGNIRVMFGFYDNKKDYDAAVKLLGDNKFEAQDINYSLSKNDVCDSQIISILNASLQVINKTYDKDVKEVQTAALKDWTKKLDKVDGNYKNKIVLEEMKQHIDKLPASFSKDNANADKVFLYSQFKKLSK, from the coding sequence ATGAGATATACTAGATATGATATAAAAAGAAAAAAAAAAGGTAACAAGTTTTACATTGTAGCCGTATTTATAGTATTAATTTGTGCAATACTAATTGGTACTCTTATATCAAATATATTCTTAAAGAACAATAGCAGTGTAGTGGGAAGTTCACAAAGTAAAGCAGTCTTTAATCAGAATAATTCAGTAGATTTTGTATTTTTACAATGTGGTACATTTACAAAGAAAGAAAATGCACAGGATTTAATGAATAAGCTTGGTAAAATTGGAAATCCTTTTGAGGTTGAGGATAATGGAAATATAAGAGTTATGTTTGGTTTTTACGATAATAAAAAGGATTATGATGCTGCTGTAAAACTTTTAGGGGATAATAAATTTGAGGCACAGGATATAAATTATAGTCTAAGTAAAAATGATGTCTGTGATTCACAAATAATAAGTATTTTAAATGCAAGTTTACAAGTTATAAACAAAACCTATGATAAAGATGTTAAAGAAGTTCAAACTGCTGCGCTAAAGGATTGGACCAAAAAACTTGATAAAGTAGATGGAAATTATAAAAATAAAATAGTTCTAGAAGAAATGAAACAACATATAGATAAGCTTCCTGCAAGTTTTTCAAAGGATAATGCAAATGCGGACAAAGTATTTTTGTATTCGCAGTTTAAAAAATTGTCTAAATAG
- the mreD gene encoding rod shape-determining protein MreD encodes MKKVLILIILIFGLTIVDNAIMPFAAVYGYYPSLLLIFALSYSIINDRWSAMVIGIITGALQDIFFLNTFGINTLLNMLLCVLAGEIGRNLFKEKKLMPVCAIFALTLLKGILIWVILYMLHIQMNVYNAIFVAVYSFFIAIFMYKCIFNLCKKDYMIRNWKF; translated from the coding sequence ATGAAAAAGGTTTTAATTTTAATAATTTTGATTTTTGGACTTACAATTGTAGATAATGCCATTATGCCTTTCGCTGCTGTTTATGGATATTATCCTAGTTTACTGCTTATCTTTGCTCTAAGCTACAGCATTATAAATGATAGATGGTCGGCAATGGTGATTGGCATAATTACTGGGGCATTACAAGATATATTTTTTCTTAACACTTTTGGAATTAATACTTTGCTTAATATGCTTTTATGTGTACTCGCAGGAGAAATAGGCAGGAACTTGTTTAAGGAGAAGAAGTTAATGCCTGTTTGTGCTATATTTGCATTAACTCTATTAAAGGGAATATTGATTTGGGTAATACTATATATGCTTCATATACAAATGAATGTATATAATGCAATATTCGTTGCAGTATATAGCTTCTTTATAGCAATATTTATGTATAAATGTATATTTAATTTATGTAAAAAAGATTATATGATACGCAATTGGAAATTTTAA
- a CDS encoding Maf-like protein yields MNLILASSSERRIELLKRITENFKVIPSNFDEKKIEFKGDVPKYVMTLAESKAKEVKNTIAERKDAFIIGCDTVVAFENLILGKPKDENDAFGILKRLSGNIHNVYTGVAILDLNSGKTKTDYMCTEVKFSALTDEMIKKYVCSGECLDKAGAYGIQGNAAVFVESITGCFYNVVGLPLNKLSKMFGEMGISL; encoded by the coding sequence ATGAATTTGATTTTAGCTTCGTCCTCTGAAAGGAGAATAGAGCTTTTAAAGAGAATTACTGAAAATTTTAAAGTTATTCCAAGTAATTTCGATGAAAAGAAAATTGAGTTTAAAGGTGATGTTCCTAAATACGTTATGACTTTGGCAGAAAGCAAAGCAAAGGAAGTTAAAAATACAATAGCTGAGAGAAAAGATGCTTTTATTATAGGTTGTGATACAGTTGTTGCATTTGAAAATCTTATTTTGGGGAAACCTAAAGATGAAAATGATGCATTTGGAATATTAAAGAGGTTAAGTGGCAATATTCATAATGTGTATACTGGTGTTGCAATACTGGATTTAAATTCTGGTAAGACGAAAACAGATTATATGTGCACAGAGGTGAAGTTTTCTGCTTTGACTGATGAAATGATTAAGAAATATGTATGTTCTGGAGAATGTTTAGATAAAGCAGGTGCCTATGGCATACAAGGTAACGCTGCAGTTTTTGTAGAATCTATAACTGGATGCTTTTACAATGTAGTTGGATTACCACTTAATAAATTGAGTAAAATGTTTGGGGAGATGGGAATAAGTCTATAA
- the mreC gene encoding rod shape-determining protein MreC: protein MKFVKNRLAVTIIVLSVSFLVLIGFSVKRQNASLVENGVGVTLNSVQGVIYKGMSNVKDWLGFITHFSQIKQENEQLKKQNTDMQKKVSAYDSLQAENQRLSSDLNFIHQNQGYNYITCNVTSNGANGLLDIYIIDKGKNDGVKNGLVVATPDGIVGKVISTGDNWSQVGALNNPNVQIAGKIQSTGVMDGIVDGYIDASKNKLAKLDNMNQDTDVKVGDTIVTSGVGNFYPKDMPIGKVTSVAVDNTKIIKYAILKPFVDFNKLQEVFIVVPKNTSQIQY, encoded by the coding sequence ATGAAATTTGTGAAAAATAGACTGGCAGTAACAATTATTGTTCTGTCAGTTAGCTTTTTGGTGCTAATAGGCTTTAGTGTAAAAAGACAAAATGCTTCCTTAGTGGAAAATGGTGTGGGGGTTACGTTAAATTCAGTACAGGGTGTTATTTATAAAGGAATGAGTAATGTAAAAGATTGGCTAGGGTTTATAACCCATTTTTCTCAGATAAAACAGGAAAATGAGCAGCTAAAGAAACAGAATACAGATATGCAAAAAAAGGTATCCGCATATGATTCTCTGCAAGCAGAAAATCAAAGATTAAGTAGTGATTTAAATTTTATACATCAAAATCAAGGATATAATTATATTACCTGTAATGTTACGAGTAACGGTGCAAATGGTCTATTAGATATTTATATAATAGACAAAGGTAAAAATGATGGAGTTAAGAATGGATTAGTAGTGGCTACTCCTGATGGAATTGTAGGTAAGGTAATAAGTACAGGAGACAATTGGAGCCAGGTTGGAGCTTTGAATAATCCAAATGTTCAAATAGCAGGTAAGATTCAAAGTACTGGTGTTATGGATGGTATTGTAGATGGATATATAGATGCTAGTAAAAATAAATTAGCTAAGCTGGACAACATGAATCAAGATACAGATGTAAAGGTAGGAGATACTATAGTAACTTCTGGTGTTGGTAACTTTTATCCTAAAGATATGCCAATAGGAAAAGTTACCAGTGTAGCTGTTGATAACACTAAAATTATTAAATATGCTATATTAAAACCATTTGTGGATTTTAATAAATTACAAGAGGTATTCATTGTTGTACCAAAGAATACCAGTCAAATACAGTACTAG
- a CDS encoding penicillin-binding transpeptidase domain-containing protein — protein MIKDKKKKKIFDRYTVLIVIMIIAFSAIGTQLFNLQVNMGTYYSETANTKSHKLIPQEGPRGTITDKNGINLATNIQSYEVTFMDTDDSEKQFFSTMSKIFKILDDNGEHQDDSFALKVNPFRFEFNASDPKSIQTLQLRFLKDRGFQDSILKTEFKGKKETDLTPAETSKLDSELLKLTPEQVFNTLIDDKHYGIVSGVSKLDSKYTVDELRRYLLVKDAIKMNSFSGYKPVPIASNIKKNTALILWQKLSDLSGINVDIQPMRSYPYGTLASSVLGYINKISSTDQEKYAEKGYDVSSDYVGASGIEAVLEDRLKGSNGGDIVQIDKQGRITNKLASREASPGENVQLTLDANVQYATEQALQNEMTYLQNKGQIQDQRTKNATRGAAVVIDVHTGAVLALASLPSFNPNDFSNPSGLTDDEIKKYFSPDYEQLAKAQGMPQDLIDYMFPIDSSIKNNTTIRTDRFDYFPKYLYNYATMSLLPPGSTFKPLTGVAGLQTGVIDANKTVNDQGYFVGDGGNVIEFRSDGPNGYVNIVKALEKSSNPYFMTVGKDLKNQKGEDVLAKYAWQFGLGADPNGGNASSGIEIPENFGQVYNTISQRNINSTQFLLNIEQYLNTGTDYYNDKLPQVDLYDRGNDSKKVSDIKTQIKNSIKNTIKNVDESRKFTQNNKPYITSLTNLFKQLSQETGKNLSDANINDIVNKVVIQQMGMAIEDLTPKYNYHIYNASIGQGIDNFTPVQMANYIATLANGGTRYKVHLVDKIKDADGKVVSETKPEVLNKVDMRPETRSLIMQGMSQVTGGAGGDGTASAALGGFNNYIPTAGKTGTAQVDTTVQAKTGRSDYGWFVGYAPANDPQIAISVVIFDGGYGSEAAKVAKGIYEGYFKDQLTKMNYPFDINTTLPATTGASNTSSNK, from the coding sequence ATGATAAAGGATAAAAAAAAGAAAAAAATATTTGATAGGTATACTGTTTTAATTGTAATTATGATAATTGCCTTTTCCGCTATTGGAACACAGCTATTTAACTTACAAGTGAATATGGGAACGTATTACAGTGAAACGGCTAATACTAAGTCTCATAAGCTCATACCACAGGAAGGTCCTAGAGGAACAATTACAGATAAGAATGGTATAAATCTTGCAACCAACATCCAGAGCTATGAGGTTACTTTTATGGATACTGATGACAGTGAAAAGCAATTTTTTTCTACCATGTCAAAGATATTTAAAATATTAGATGATAATGGTGAACATCAAGATGATAGTTTTGCATTAAAAGTTAATCCATTCAGATTTGAATTTAATGCCAGTGATCCTAAGAGCATACAGACTTTGCAGCTTAGATTTCTAAAGGATAGAGGTTTTCAGGATTCTATATTAAAAACAGAATTTAAGGGCAAAAAGGAAACTGATTTAACACCAGCAGAAACAAGCAAGCTTGACAGTGAACTTCTTAAATTGACTCCAGAACAAGTATTTAATACGCTTATAGATGATAAGCATTACGGAATAGTTTCAGGAGTTTCAAAGCTTGACAGTAAATATACAGTAGATGAATTAAGAAGATATTTACTGGTAAAAGATGCCATAAAGATGAATAGTTTTTCTGGGTATAAACCAGTACCTATTGCCAGTAATATTAAAAAAAATACAGCACTAATATTATGGCAAAAGCTATCCGATTTATCTGGAATAAATGTGGACATTCAGCCTATGAGGAGTTATCCTTATGGAACTCTTGCTTCTTCAGTTTTGGGATATATAAATAAGATAAGCTCTACAGATCAGGAGAAGTATGCTGAAAAAGGTTATGATGTCAGCAGTGATTATGTAGGTGCTTCTGGAATTGAAGCGGTTCTTGAGGATAGATTGAAGGGCTCCAATGGGGGAGACATAGTTCAAATTGATAAACAGGGAAGAATTACTAATAAGTTGGCCAGCAGAGAGGCTTCTCCAGGAGAAAATGTACAGCTTACTTTAGATGCAAATGTACAATATGCTACAGAACAGGCATTACAAAATGAAATGACATATTTACAGAATAAGGGACAGATTCAAGATCAGAGAACAAAGAATGCTACAAGAGGAGCGGCAGTAGTTATTGATGTTCATACAGGAGCGGTTTTGGCACTGGCCAGTCTGCCTAGCTTTAATCCTAATGATTTTTCAAATCCCAGTGGACTAACTGATGATGAGATAAAAAAATATTTTAGTCCTGATTATGAGCAACTGGCAAAGGCACAGGGAATGCCGCAGGATTTAATTGATTATATGTTTCCTATAGATAGTAGTATTAAAAATAATACTACTATAAGAACAGATAGATTTGATTATTTTCCTAAATATCTATATAATTATGCTACTATGTCACTGTTGCCACCAGGTTCTACCTTTAAACCTTTGACTGGAGTTGCAGGATTGCAAACGGGAGTTATAGATGCAAACAAAACAGTTAATGATCAAGGATATTTTGTAGGTGACGGTGGAAATGTTATTGAATTTAGATCTGATGGACCTAATGGTTATGTTAACATAGTTAAAGCATTAGAAAAATCAAGTAACCCATATTTTATGACTGTGGGAAAGGATCTTAAAAATCAGAAAGGTGAAGATGTTCTAGCAAAATATGCATGGCAATTTGGATTAGGAGCTGATCCAAATGGGGGGAATGCAAGTAGTGGAATTGAAATACCTGAAAATTTTGGTCAGGTGTATAATACAATATCTCAAAGAAACATTAATTCTACACAGTTTCTTTTAAATATAGAACAGTATTTGAATACTGGTACAGATTATTACAACGATAAATTACCACAGGTAGATTTATATGACAGAGGTAATGACAGTAAAAAGGTTTCAGATATTAAAACACAGATAAAGAATTCCATAAAAAATACTATTAAAAATGTAGATGAGAGTAGAAAGTTTACTCAAAATAATAAACCTTATATTACTTCTCTTACTAATTTATTTAAACAGTTATCTCAGGAAACTGGTAAGAACTTAAGTGACGCTAATATAAATGATATTGTAAATAAGGTAGTAATTCAGCAAATGGGAATGGCAATTGAAGATTTGACACCTAAATATAATTATCATATTTATAATGCTTCCATAGGTCAGGGTATAGATAATTTTACTCCAGTACAGATGGCAAATTATATAGCCACTCTTGCCAATGGAGGAACTAGATATAAGGTTCATTTAGTGGATAAGATAAAAGATGCTGATGGAAAAGTGGTAAGTGAAACCAAGCCGGAGGTGTTGAATAAAGTTGACATGCGTCCTGAAACCAGAAGCTTGATTATGCAGGGTATGAGTCAGGTTACAGGTGGAGCAGGAGGAGATGGTACTGCATCAGCAGCTCTTGGTGGTTTTAACAATTACATTCCGACGGCAGGTAAAACTGGTACAGCGCAGGTAGATACTACTGTACAGGCAAAAACAGGCAGGTCAGACTATGGGTGGTTTGTAGGCTATGCACCGGCTAATGACCCACAAATAGCTATTTCTGTAGTTATATTTGATGGTGGCTATGGTAGTGAAGCTGCCAAAGTAGCTAAAGGAATCTATGAAGGCTATTTTAAAGATCAGCTTACTAAAATGAATTATCCATTTGATATAAATACTACTTTACCTGCAACAACAGGTGCAAGTAATACTTCATCAAATAAATAA